Proteins co-encoded in one Marinomonas sp. IMCC 4694 genomic window:
- a CDS encoding flagellar hook-length control protein FliK has translation MISDVSSKVNTATNTQSAANTANQSLNDTGVLAKLSSEIKLIGHLKTATLLGSESLNFQGKPAQLLHASSAQRPFSLINTGTPIDVNNPKTSQFNNMTVASRVLNLTVTAVGGTSSNGTQTATVSDGDNSFSILSQTTLKKGDNIRVLIDSSNNLQVLPSKLSANATSTQLDAIKHSLPRQLSLMDMSQLIKQLQSLNNNPAGLPEQTQAALKQLTQHLPNLAALTASPEAMKNAIQNSGLFSESLLAQDTKTQLPADLKLNLIRLKDAQESMSTIKLGGVQTEQIANAVERITTNQLRHFTDLSPASLPTYPLQIELPIKDGQNSHFVQLEIDQDASTQDHEKQDRRWLVKLKFDFEETGRFDARASIQNNTVGVLFAAENPDTVQALQKNIPSLKERLEEKDISINRLDAFQTALPNQETKPTKTSSLIDVRT, from the coding sequence ATGATCTCTGATGTATCATCAAAAGTGAACACAGCAACGAACACGCAAAGCGCGGCCAATACGGCCAACCAGTCGCTTAATGATACTGGCGTATTGGCAAAACTAAGCAGCGAAATAAAGCTCATTGGCCACCTCAAAACAGCAACACTACTGGGCAGTGAATCGCTCAATTTTCAAGGCAAACCCGCTCAGCTACTGCATGCTAGCAGCGCACAACGCCCATTTAGTTTGATCAATACCGGCACGCCTATTGACGTTAACAATCCTAAGACGTCTCAGTTTAACAACATGACAGTCGCATCTCGTGTACTGAACTTAACTGTCACCGCAGTCGGAGGCACCTCATCCAATGGAACACAAACCGCAACGGTCAGCGACGGGGACAATTCATTCTCTATTCTCAGTCAAACCACACTGAAAAAAGGCGATAACATACGAGTGTTAATTGATTCCAGCAATAATTTGCAGGTTTTACCTAGTAAGCTTAGCGCAAACGCGACATCGACCCAGCTTGACGCGATTAAACACAGTTTGCCAAGGCAACTTTCGCTCATGGACATGTCGCAGCTCATCAAACAACTGCAATCCCTGAATAACAATCCAGCTGGATTGCCAGAGCAAACACAAGCCGCGCTCAAACAGCTAACACAACATCTGCCTAACTTAGCGGCCCTCACCGCCTCACCCGAAGCAATGAAAAACGCCATTCAAAACAGCGGTTTATTTTCTGAGTCATTGCTTGCCCAAGACACGAAAACCCAACTCCCTGCCGATTTAAAACTCAACCTAATTCGGCTCAAAGATGCACAAGAAAGCATGAGCACCATTAAACTTGGTGGCGTTCAAACAGAGCAGATCGCCAACGCGGTTGAGCGCATTACCACCAACCAGTTACGTCATTTCACGGATTTAAGTCCAGCGTCTCTTCCCACTTACCCACTACAGATTGAACTGCCCATCAAAGATGGCCAAAACTCACACTTCGTACAGCTCGAAATAGACCAAGATGCCAGCACTCAAGATCATGAAAAACAAGATAGACGCTGGTTGGTGAAGCTGAAATTTGATTTCGAAGAAACAGGGCGATTTGATGCTAGAGCCAGCATTCAAAACAATACAGTGGGGGTGTTGTTTGCAGCGGAGAACCCTGACACGGTTCAAGCGTTACAAAAAAACATTCCTTCACTTAAAGAACGACTCGAAGAAAAAGACATCAGTATCAATCGTCTTGATGCATTCCAAACAGCATTACCAAACCAAGAAACTAAGCCGACCAAAACATCGTCTTTAATCGATGTGAGAACCTAA
- a CDS encoding EscU/YscU/HrcU family type III secretion system export apparatus switch protein yields the protein MQQAIALKYDYSTAPTVTAKGSGLLAEKIMEVAKENNVLLHQSPELVEMLSTLELGEEIPEALYLAVAEIIAFAHNIKNHQW from the coding sequence ATGCAGCAAGCCATCGCACTGAAATATGACTACAGCACCGCCCCCACTGTAACCGCAAAAGGCAGTGGGTTATTGGCAGAAAAGATCATGGAAGTTGCAAAGGAAAACAATGTACTATTACACCAAAGCCCCGAGCTTGTCGAGATGCTCAGTACTTTGGAATTAGGGGAAGAAATACCTGAAGCCTTGTATCTGGCCGTTGCGGAAATCATTGCGTTTGCACACAACATTAAAAACCATCAGTGGTAA
- a CDS encoding DUF2802 domain-containing protein has product MESQWIFNLLLVLQFLALIALVVWALTLSKRLARMKRHHSEVELNQKKHVQVLASGSIGMGRRLVAIEKKLNLAVEKQSELLSKEGGVSYNRAMELLEMGATIDDLVSKCGLIRAEAELISLLKQESRRNSDYH; this is encoded by the coding sequence ATGGAATCTCAATGGATATTTAATCTGCTGCTAGTGCTGCAATTTTTGGCGCTGATTGCATTGGTGGTTTGGGCGCTGACGTTATCAAAGCGTCTAGCTCGAATGAAACGCCACCACTCAGAAGTGGAACTGAATCAAAAAAAGCATGTTCAAGTTTTGGCGTCGGGTTCTATCGGCATGGGTCGACGCTTGGTGGCTATTGAGAAAAAACTCAATCTTGCGGTTGAGAAACAGTCTGAATTACTCTCAAAAGAAGGAGGAGTTTCTTATAACCGGGCGATGGAGTTGTTGGAAATGGGCGCTACTATTGATGATTTGGTTTCTAAATGTGGCCTTATTCGTGCTGAAGCTGAATTAATCAGTCTTCTTAAGCAAGAGTCTCGACGTAACTCCGATTACCACTGA
- a CDS encoding chemotaxis protein CheW → MTTSIALKSVGQADDPMLQWVTFRLENEIYGVNVMQVKEVLRYCEVAPVPGAPSFVLGIIHLRGTVVTVIDTCQRFDLPSGEITDSTRIMILEVEGHVIGILVDAVSEVVYLRQSEIEPSPNVGNDESSKFIQGVCHKNDILLILVDLDKLLSKNEWSEVGSM, encoded by the coding sequence ATGACAACCAGTATCGCGTTAAAAAGTGTGGGTCAAGCGGATGATCCAATGTTGCAGTGGGTGACTTTTCGTTTAGAAAACGAAATCTACGGCGTCAATGTTATGCAGGTTAAAGAGGTGTTACGTTATTGTGAAGTCGCGCCTGTTCCTGGGGCACCTAGTTTTGTTTTGGGTATTATTCATTTGCGTGGCACCGTGGTGACGGTCATTGATACTTGTCAGCGATTTGATTTGCCGTCCGGTGAGATAACCGATTCGACACGTATCATGATCCTTGAAGTAGAAGGACATGTGATCGGCATATTAGTCGATGCGGTGTCAGAAGTGGTTTACCTTCGTCAATCTGAGATAGAGCCTTCACCGAATGTCGGCAACGACGAATCTTCTAAATTTATTCAAGGTGTGTGCCACAAAAATGATATTTTATTGATTTTGGTCGATTTAGATAAATTGTTATCAAAAAATGAATGGTCTGAAGTAGGGTCCATGTAG
- a CDS encoding chemotaxis protein CheW — MKETKDKDQALVKPQVALQRYLDDLLHEATSDVVEVSSQVLGVSSDASFSEEECSSLDLSFKHFEDALLHDNSLSFEAAVLNTVEPEPEPEPEPEPEPEPEPEPEPEPEPEPEPERFFGVSKTDPLPWATSRFECLLFYVGKLKMAVPLVELGGIFQSNDEKLTSIFGQPDWFMGVANVGDFNLRTVDTARWVMPDHYDGELKDHFKFVIQLDRSNWGIACEVVAEAITLQPSQVKWRSDRSKRPWLAGTVIDHMCAILDVQGFIELLDDPRNGFKNGLK, encoded by the coding sequence ATGAAAGAGACAAAAGATAAAGATCAAGCGTTAGTAAAGCCTCAAGTGGCGCTTCAACGCTATCTTGATGATTTATTGCACGAAGCAACCTCTGATGTTGTTGAGGTATCTTCTCAAGTATTGGGTGTGAGCTCTGATGCGAGTTTTAGTGAAGAAGAGTGTTCTTCATTGGATCTATCGTTTAAACATTTTGAAGACGCATTACTACATGATAATTCGTTGTCATTTGAAGCTGCTGTGTTAAACACTGTTGAGCCAGAGCCAGAGCCAGAGCCAGAGCCAGAGCCAGAGCCAGAGCCAGAGCCAGAGCCAGAGCCAGAGCCAGAGCCAGAGCCAGAGCCAGAGCGTTTTTTTGGTGTGTCCAAAACAGACCCACTTCCTTGGGCGACCAGCCGATTTGAGTGCCTCCTGTTTTACGTGGGTAAGTTGAAAATGGCCGTCCCTTTGGTTGAATTAGGGGGGATATTTCAAAGCAATGATGAAAAATTAACCTCCATTTTTGGCCAGCCAGATTGGTTTATGGGCGTTGCGAATGTTGGAGATTTTAACTTAAGAACCGTTGATACCGCTCGTTGGGTGATGCCAGATCATTATGATGGAGAGCTCAAAGACCATTTTAAATTCGTTATTCAGTTAGACAGATCAAATTGGGGGATTGCATGTGAAGTCGTTGCTGAAGCAATTACTTTGCAGCCCTCACAGGTAAAGTGGCGAAGTGATAGAAGTAAAAGGCCGTGGTTGGCTGGCACTGTGATTGATCACATGTGCGCGATACTTGATGTGCAAGGTTTTATAGAATTGTTGGATGACCCTCGTAACGGGTTTAAAAATGGCCTCAAATAA
- a CDS encoding ParA family protein, whose product MHIWAVANQKGGVGKTTTVVSLGGLLADAGNRVLMIDLDPHGSLTSYFRFDPDSIEKSAYSLFQVIGKIPQDLPSSLILETGHPELSLLPASTALATLERHAQAQGGMGLVISKTLAILWDDYDYVLIDSPPVLGVLMINALAACQQLIIPVQTEFLAIKGLERMVRTLTMINRARKRPVPFMIVPTLFDRRTQASNKSLRSLKETYEELVWHSVIPVDTKLRDASTAGIAPSALDRNARGIKAYASLIDSLTAPTAQ is encoded by the coding sequence GTGCACATTTGGGCGGTGGCGAATCAGAAAGGCGGTGTCGGTAAAACGACGACAGTGGTCTCGTTAGGAGGTTTGTTGGCTGACGCTGGTAATCGTGTGCTAATGATTGATCTTGACCCTCATGGTTCATTAACCAGTTATTTTCGTTTTGATCCAGATTCCATCGAAAAAAGTGCTTACAGTTTGTTTCAAGTGATCGGCAAAATCCCTCAAGATTTGCCTTCCTCTTTAATTTTAGAAACAGGACATCCTGAGTTATCGCTTTTACCTGCGTCCACTGCATTGGCGACACTTGAGCGACACGCGCAAGCTCAAGGCGGCATGGGGTTAGTGATTTCGAAAACACTGGCCATTTTATGGGATGACTACGACTATGTGTTGATTGATAGTCCTCCTGTGCTCGGTGTGTTGATGATTAATGCTTTAGCGGCATGTCAGCAATTGATCATTCCTGTTCAGACAGAATTTTTAGCCATCAAAGGCTTAGAAAGAATGGTCAGAACCTTAACGATGATCAACCGCGCTCGAAAACGTCCAGTGCCCTTTATGATAGTGCCCACCTTATTTGACCGACGTACGCAGGCGTCAAATAAAAGTTTGCGCAGTTTAAAAGAGACTTATGAAGAGCTGGTGTGGCATTCTGTTATTCCAGTGGATACGAAATTAAGAGATGCCAGTACCGCTGGCATCGCACCGTCAGCCCTAGATCGTAATGCTAGAGGTATTAAGGCTTATGCCAGCCTAATTGATTCTTTGACGGCACCCACGGCACAGTAG
- a CDS encoding OmpA family protein has protein sequence MALYSLALTNAGDEKRLKETLEGVFDAVQKSIKPINIGEPIVGKPQDIEVVDAKPIPAAPPATEESHFSEVFSMLSKMVDSQFSGVQSTGGISVTESANWVNLELKSGLLFGQGEYDLTNEAVALLMAVANVLKSYPSAILVDGNTDDLSVVSSRLVSNWHLSSLRAASVVDELVYHGVNPKMIAPIGFSSEHPKVRNNNEAARQQNRRVILRISKRNADNLHDYLFN, from the coding sequence GTGGCGCTCTACTCTCTTGCGCTAACCAATGCTGGTGATGAAAAGCGATTGAAAGAGACATTAGAGGGTGTTTTTGATGCGGTTCAAAAATCCATTAAACCTATTAATATTGGCGAGCCTATTGTTGGTAAACCTCAAGACATTGAAGTGGTTGATGCGAAGCCTATTCCCGCCGCTCCACCCGCCACAGAGGAGAGTCATTTTTCTGAAGTGTTTTCAATGCTAAGCAAAATGGTCGATAGTCAATTTTCTGGTGTTCAATCAACAGGAGGTATCTCGGTAACAGAGTCGGCTAATTGGGTCAATCTCGAGCTAAAATCTGGCTTGTTGTTTGGACAAGGTGAGTATGATTTAACAAATGAAGCGGTCGCTTTGTTAATGGCGGTGGCCAATGTATTAAAGTCGTATCCCTCTGCTATTTTAGTGGATGGTAATACAGATGATTTATCGGTGGTGTCGAGCCGTTTAGTCTCGAATTGGCATTTATCCAGTTTGCGGGCTGCGTCCGTGGTTGACGAGTTAGTGTATCATGGGGTGAACCCTAAAATGATTGCGCCTATTGGTTTTTCAAGTGAACACCCTAAAGTAAGAAATAATAATGAGGCTGCTCGTCAGCAAAATCGTCGTGTTATTTTACGTATCAGTAAGCGCAACGCTGATAATCTTCACGATTACTTGTTTAATTAA
- the tnpB gene encoding IS66 family insertion sequence element accessory protein TnpB (TnpB, as the term is used for proteins encoded by IS66 family insertion elements, is considered an accessory protein, since TnpC, encoded by a neighboring gene, is a DDE family transposase.), which yields MFTASSQLNVTLICGPTDMRKAIDGLCNIVAYNLEKEPCSEQLFVFCGRARDKIKILQWSNNGFWLHYKRLEKGHFQWPGIDDELLSLQVSSRQLNWLLDGLPIHSSQAHPHLTYRYHDE from the coding sequence ATGTTTACCGCGTCATCTCAACTCAACGTCACCCTTATTTGTGGCCCTACCGATATGCGAAAAGCCATTGATGGACTCTGTAATATTGTCGCCTACAATCTTGAAAAAGAGCCTTGTAGCGAACAATTGTTTGTCTTCTGTGGACGAGCACGTGACAAGATCAAAATCCTGCAATGGTCAAACAATGGTTTTTGGTTACATTACAAACGATTGGAAAAAGGCCACTTCCAATGGCCGGGGATTGATGATGAACTCTTGTCCCTTCAGGTTTCCTCCAGACAACTCAATTGGTTGCTGGACGGCCTACCGATTCATTCTTCACAAGCTCATCCGCATTTAACCTACCGATATCATGACGAATAG
- the tnpC gene encoding IS66 family transposase, with product MKIRSEDLPNDIDSLKAKLLEQALLLDEKDSLLGKKDILLAQWQSKYQLILEQWRLAQQKQFGKSSEVSPGQGELFDESAIEAAEALTDAEPETQTISYTRAKPKRKPLPKDLPREIVVLDAAESDKVCSCCQGALHCIGEDRSEKLEFIPAQLKVIETVRPKYACRECEKTGTQNAIKQAAMPPSIIPKGIATPSLLSQIITGKFQYSLPLYRQETLFKQYGIELSRRTMSDWMKKCADALEPLYERLHQELLKQSVIQADETTLNVIKEARSKCYMWVYCTGNDAPDKHNPIPNIVLYDYQPTRSGQCAVDFLQGFDGYLNVDGYQAYESTQATLAGCWAHARRKFIEAEKGMPKGKSGKATIAISYIKKLYAIETLAQQADNAEAAFKIRQEQVPEVLANYKAWLEKSAQQVPPKSLLGKAIQYNLNQWDKLSVYLTDWRINIDNNRAERAIKPFVIGRKNWLFANTGSGAKSSAMLYSIIETAKANGLIPYDYLVRLFEELPRRKENDDMDDLLPWNIRLT from the coding sequence ATGAAAATACGCTCAGAAGACTTACCCAATGACATTGACTCGCTTAAGGCCAAATTGCTTGAGCAAGCTTTGCTATTGGATGAAAAAGACAGTCTTCTGGGTAAAAAGGATATTCTGCTTGCCCAATGGCAATCCAAGTATCAGCTTATTTTGGAACAGTGGCGTTTGGCGCAGCAAAAGCAGTTTGGCAAAAGCTCGGAAGTCTCGCCCGGCCAAGGAGAGTTGTTTGATGAAAGTGCGATTGAGGCAGCAGAGGCATTAACCGATGCCGAGCCTGAAACGCAAACCATCTCTTACACTCGTGCCAAGCCTAAGCGCAAACCCTTGCCCAAAGACCTGCCGCGCGAAATCGTTGTGCTGGACGCTGCCGAGTCTGATAAAGTCTGTTCCTGCTGCCAAGGGGCGCTTCATTGTATTGGTGAAGACCGTTCTGAAAAGTTAGAGTTTATCCCAGCCCAACTCAAGGTCATCGAAACAGTCCGCCCTAAATACGCGTGCCGTGAGTGTGAAAAGACAGGCACGCAGAACGCCATCAAACAAGCGGCTATGCCACCGAGTATTATCCCAAAAGGCATCGCCACACCGAGTTTGCTGAGTCAGATTATCACCGGTAAATTCCAATACAGCTTACCGCTCTATCGACAAGAAACCTTATTTAAACAATACGGTATTGAGTTAAGCCGACGAACCATGTCAGATTGGATGAAAAAATGTGCTGATGCCTTAGAGCCGCTTTATGAACGGCTACATCAAGAATTACTGAAACAGTCCGTCATCCAAGCCGATGAAACCACGCTTAATGTGATTAAAGAAGCTCGTTCAAAATGCTACATGTGGGTGTATTGCACTGGCAATGATGCCCCAGACAAACACAACCCGATCCCGAATATTGTCTTATACGATTACCAACCGACTCGAAGTGGGCAATGCGCCGTTGATTTTTTACAAGGCTTCGATGGCTATCTCAATGTGGATGGTTATCAAGCGTACGAATCGACCCAAGCCACGCTGGCAGGCTGCTGGGCACACGCACGTCGAAAATTCATTGAAGCCGAAAAAGGCATGCCAAAGGGCAAATCAGGAAAAGCGACCATCGCCATCAGCTACATCAAAAAACTGTACGCCATCGAAACGCTGGCCCAACAGGCCGACAATGCAGAAGCCGCATTTAAAATCCGTCAGGAACAAGTCCCCGAAGTCTTAGCGAACTACAAAGCATGGCTTGAAAAATCGGCTCAACAGGTGCCACCTAAATCCTTATTAGGCAAAGCCATCCAATACAATCTCAATCAATGGGACAAACTCAGTGTTTACTTGACTGATTGGCGCATCAACATCGACAACAATCGTGCTGAACGCGCCATTAAACCCTTCGTTATTGGACGTAAAAATTGGTTGTTTGCTAACACAGGAAGTGGCGCAAAATCCAGTGCCATGCTTTACAGCATCATCGAAACAGCGAAAGCCAATGGGCTTATCCCGTATGATTACTTAGTCAGATTGTTTGAAGAACTGCCGAGAAGAAAGGAAAATGATGACATGGACGATTTATTGCCGTGGAATATCAGGCTAACTTAA
- a CDS encoding helix-turn-helix domain-containing protein gives MKAWLCGLDDKEESSVASILTFIGVEHSPSLTAFALPDFVILGAAVQSFELDEMIPVISLSHQVDVIGDYNVWLCPLPWRSQALSTVLKEIKQLHTFPQLSGVNLNLHVRHLEALLIRQALVSTQGVVSKAAQNLQIQRTTLIEKMRRYNIDKSEF, from the coding sequence GTGAAGGCTTGGTTATGCGGTTTGGATGACAAAGAAGAGTCGAGCGTGGCCAGTATTCTTACTTTTATTGGGGTTGAGCACAGCCCTTCATTGACCGCGTTTGCGTTACCCGATTTTGTGATATTAGGGGCAGCGGTACAGTCTTTTGAATTAGATGAGATGATCCCAGTTATTTCGTTAAGCCATCAAGTTGATGTGATTGGTGATTACAATGTCTGGCTTTGTCCTTTGCCATGGCGCTCTCAAGCACTCTCTACGGTGTTGAAAGAAATCAAACAATTGCACACTTTTCCTCAGTTGTCTGGCGTGAATTTAAATTTGCATGTGCGCCATTTAGAAGCGTTGTTGATTCGACAGGCCCTAGTGTCTACTCAAGGTGTAGTGTCTAAAGCCGCTCAAAATTTACAAATTCAACGAACTACGCTGATTGAAAAAATGCGTCGCTATAATATTGATAAATCGGAGTTTTAG
- the bioD gene encoding dethiobiotin synthase: MKKRFFVTGTDTDAGKTYVTVGLLKAAQRAGLKSMGLKPIAAGADLVNGALRNDDALQIQAASNVALVYEQVNPILLEAAIAPHIAALQEGRLVTASRLDGFIKGALLTPHDFALVEGAGGWRVPLNDREMVSDVAKSLGLPVIVVVNMKLGCLNHAMLTVEAIARDGLSLAGWIANTCAERMPCYEENLASLQAMISSPLLGELPWCSSERDSYEVFDALFLALK, from the coding sequence GTGAAAAAACGTTTTTTTGTTACTGGAACCGACACGGATGCTGGTAAGACCTACGTAACGGTGGGGTTATTAAAAGCCGCTCAACGCGCCGGCCTTAAGTCTATGGGGTTAAAGCCCATTGCGGCGGGTGCCGATCTTGTCAATGGCGCTCTGCGAAATGACGACGCCCTGCAGATTCAAGCGGCCAGCAATGTTGCTTTGGTGTATGAGCAAGTTAACCCTATTCTACTTGAGGCCGCCATTGCCCCTCATATTGCGGCGCTGCAAGAAGGCCGTCTGGTGACGGCGTCGCGTTTAGACGGGTTTATAAAGGGAGCGTTGTTAACGCCCCATGATTTTGCCTTGGTCGAGGGCGCTGGTGGTTGGCGTGTGCCGCTTAACGACAGAGAAATGGTATCGGATGTGGCGAAATCACTTGGGTTGCCTGTGATAGTGGTGGTGAACATGAAATTGGGATGCTTAAACCACGCGATGCTTACCGTAGAGGCCATTGCAAGGGACGGACTGTCTTTAGCCGGTTGGATTGCTAATACGTGTGCTGAGCGCATGCCCTGCTATGAGGAAAACCTTGCCAGTTTACAGGCCATGATCTCATCACCATTATTGGGTGAGTTGCCATGGTGCTCTAGTGAGAGGGATTCTTATGAGGTGTTTGATGCCCTGTTTTTGGCATTAAAATAA
- the bioC gene encoding malonyl-ACP O-methyltransferase BioC, with amino-acid sequence MLTPLDSPALAYKQQLAKRFDRAAVSYDAYADFQKIVLRRLFTMLPVGAAEVVLDLGTGTGQALSRLSDQLSPSCLLALDLSPKMLDVARRSSSARHATHYVCADAEQLPFRSMSCDLVFSSLAVQWCLHPKGLFEALYEVTKPGGYLVFSTLAEGSMPEIRQAWRTLDDQEHVHRYLPMTELLACVKRAGWNLLASELSDIKMPFDCPESAIHSLKKVGASFIAPDGGQTLAPSTWKAFLRAYETQRTSLGIPLSYQVAYVVVQRPINR; translated from the coding sequence ATGCTAACCCCTCTTGATTCCCCAGCGCTTGCTTACAAACAGCAATTAGCCAAGCGTTTTGATCGTGCTGCTGTGTCTTACGATGCTTACGCTGACTTTCAAAAAATAGTGCTTAGGCGCCTTTTTACTATGTTGCCAGTAGGCGCGGCTGAGGTGGTATTAGACTTGGGGACAGGCACAGGCCAGGCGCTTAGCCGTTTATCCGATCAGCTTTCACCTTCTTGTTTGCTGGCGCTCGATTTGTCCCCAAAAATGTTGGACGTGGCCCGCCGTTCTTCTTCAGCGCGCCATGCTACGCATTATGTTTGCGCTGACGCCGAGCAGTTACCTTTTCGCTCTATGTCGTGCGATCTGGTTTTTTCTAGTCTCGCTGTTCAGTGGTGTTTGCATCCTAAGGGGTTGTTCGAGGCGCTTTATGAGGTGACTAAGCCTGGGGGGTATCTTGTTTTTTCTACTTTGGCGGAAGGTTCAATGCCAGAAATTCGTCAGGCTTGGCGTACGTTAGATGACCAAGAGCATGTACATCGATATTTACCTATGACGGAATTATTGGCGTGTGTTAAACGTGCAGGATGGAACCTTTTGGCGTCTGAGTTATCCGACATCAAGATGCCTTTCGATTGTCCTGAAAGCGCCATACACTCTTTAAAGAAAGTAGGTGCCAGCTTTATTGCACCAGACGGCGGTCAAACTTTGGCACCGAGTACTTGGAAAGCGTTTTTACGAGCCTATGAAACACAGCGAACGTCGCTGGGCATTCCGTTGAGTTACCAGGTGGCTTATGTTGTGGTTCAACGACCGATTAACCGTTAG
- a CDS encoding alpha/beta fold hydrolase — MRSRIETEAFGDASHQAIFMVSGWAMPKEVMRSFALRLSQRFYVVVANLPGISVDEQWISRSRIGPNYDIDALSEQLIDVAPSQAWWVGWSLGGMVSVYVAARRSSQVLGLVTLSASASFIQRADWPQGMSVDDFDAFAALVKETPEEGLKRFVRLQARGAQNERGLIKQLQAFLPLNTVNRSALVGGLRLLKSLDVRREWRLLDVPNLHVFGGQDGLISAEAMTQQTDPNPLQQCLVLSHCAHQPFVEEEEACARHVENFIDANPS, encoded by the coding sequence ATGCGATCACGTATTGAAACTGAAGCTTTTGGAGACGCCTCTCATCAGGCTATTTTTATGGTCTCAGGTTGGGCGATGCCAAAAGAAGTAATGCGCTCTTTTGCTTTGCGTTTGAGCCAGCGTTTTTATGTGGTGGTCGCCAATTTACCCGGAATTTCTGTAGATGAGCAATGGATCTCTCGTTCTCGAATTGGGCCTAACTACGATATCGATGCCTTGTCTGAACAGCTGATCGATGTTGCCCCTAGCCAAGCGTGGTGGGTCGGTTGGTCCCTTGGTGGTATGGTATCTGTGTATGTTGCGGCGCGTCGTTCTAGTCAAGTGTTGGGCTTGGTGACCTTGTCAGCCTCGGCCAGCTTTATTCAGCGAGCAGACTGGCCACAGGGTATGTCGGTTGATGATTTTGATGCCTTTGCCGCTTTAGTAAAAGAAACCCCGGAGGAAGGTCTTAAGCGTTTTGTCCGATTACAAGCTAGGGGTGCTCAAAACGAGCGGGGGCTTATCAAGCAGTTGCAGGCTTTTTTGCCTTTGAATACGGTAAACCGTTCGGCGTTAGTGGGTGGTCTTAGGTTGTTAAAATCATTAGACGTTCGTCGCGAGTGGCGATTGTTGGATGTGCCTAATTTACATGTATTCGGTGGTCAAGATGGACTGATTTCCGCCGAGGCTATGACACAACAAACAGACCCTAATCCATTGCAGCAATGTCTTGTTTTGTCCCATTGTGCCCATCAGCCTTTTGTTGAAGAGGAAGAGGCTTGCGCGCGTCACGTAGAAAATTTTATCGATGCTAACCCCTCTTGA